A section of the Carassius carassius chromosome 17, fCarCar2.1, whole genome shotgun sequence genome encodes:
- the LOC132161533 gene encoding cilium assembly protein DZIP1-like isoform X1 produces MPFYDNVYYPYPSDPPGTHSSAGIPSLLSSPRSQPSSGSQSRPAASTMSGPLTSSRAAGIPPPFRFRARRENVDWRRISAVDVDRVASESDFHALQEHITEVTFCSVEGEHCRRCQSPVDPALIKLFRLAQLTVEYLLHSQDCLSISLQTAEERLQTEDREREQLCVQLQKKTQEAKTLKEELKQRKKIIASQQAMFSTGIGANYHKCQHCEKAFMNASFLQSHMQRRHPTEFDIKLITDNQKKIQTMKLQEEINKLQEQLTLVTSQMEAQQKDCIAKQEKELIQRQEEFKRQLEIWKEEEKMRMNSKIDEVKQACQRDMDSMHQKNRNLEKELLKLQQKNMQECVQPLQTQPINEHWQEVVKLQQKLHKQEVKWAGKMQKIKEEHDSEKSLLQEELFKLRSAVSEGREESRRQVLELSHRLQEQQQVISSQNKQMKQISSKPPAISVQREAVAALAPETKAKVVLSDSSSISEGHTESRSWQQEVQELLKNPGLRRDMRLAAQQNLEDRLQSLGIKGVSGLSKGAFKSTMTQVVTDRQKRQEDDPAYQRALKEISHKLEQRVKERNAQQPAKPKQQEQVVQSRPRSSSFPSTVTRVESGPAPKQQHTPQPTPRSRTSILPMTSTSLQHHRTPPFSSDEESSEEEESSEEETPQKQKKSALVNSTTVKAQTAKTQHRSTPHAPAVRSAAAVISADRTDITALSESDSEWTDGSEMEEINLSQLHKHTDQNGNMDKITHSNVKTLSKSLEKQLEARGPKKPAGGINILVEKPTAVKNIKQDAKKELKYADEDDDDDDDWDISSLEDVPVVTKPSQCPVPIRRSLDKSLDTSTSVWGSSAAKGQKTSLIDTGTSSTLKSSLVTVSDWDDSDEI; encoded by the exons ATG CCGTTTTATGACAATGTTTACTACCCGTACCCGTCAGATCCCCCGGGGACCCATTCTTCAGCAGGGATCCCGTCTCTGTTGAGCTCTCCTCGGAGTCAACCCTCATCCGGCAGCCAGAGCAGACCAGCCGCATCCACCATGTCCGGACCCCTTACATCCTCCAGAGCCGCCGGCATCCCTCCGCCCTTCAGGTTCAGAGCCCGGCGTGAGAATGTGGACTGGCGTCGGATCAGTGCCGTGGATGTGGACCGGGTGGCTTCTGAATCGGACTTCCATGCTCTACAGGAGCACATCACAGAGGTGACGTTCTGTAGTGTGGAGGGCGAGCACTGCCGGCGCTGTCAGAGCCCCGTGGACCCGGCTCTGATTAAGCTCTTCCGGCTAGCCCAGCTGACCGTGGAGTACCTGCTGCACTCCCAGGACTGTCTCAGCATCAGCCTGCAGACGGCCGAGGAGAGGCTTCAGACGGAGGACCGCGAGAGGGAGCAGCTCTGCGTCCAGCTGCAGAAAAAAACCCAGGAGGCCAAGACGCTAAAGGAGGAACTGAAGCAGAGGAAGAAGATCATAGCCTCTCAGCAAGCCATGTTCAGCACGGGGATTGGTGCCAATTACCACAAG TGCCAACACTGTGAGAAAGCCTTCATGAATGCCTCTTTCCTGCAAAGTCACATGCAGCGCAGACATCCAACGGAGTTTGACATCA AACTGATAACTGATAATCAGAAAAAAATTCAGACCATGAAGTTACAAGAGGAAATCAACAAACTACAGGAGCAGCTGACCCTGGTCACATCTCAAATGGAGGCACAGCAGAAAGACTGCATTGCTAAACAG GAAAAAGAGCTCATCCAAAGGCAGGAAGAGTTTAAGAGACAACTGGAAATATGGAAAGAAGAAGAGAAAATGCGGATGAACAGCAAAATAGATGAAGTCAAGCAAGCCTGTCAGCGGGACATGGATTCAATGCATCAAAAGAACAGAAACCTAGaaaaa GAGCTGCTAAAATTACAGCAGAAAAATATGCAAGAATGTGTGCAGCCGTTACAGACACAGCCCATTAATGAACACTGGCAGGAAGTTGTTAAACTTCAACAAAAACTTCACAAACAA GAGGTGAAGTGGGcagggaaaatgcaaaaaataaaggaGGAACATGACAGTGAAAAAAGTCTG CTTCAGGAGGAGCTGTTTAAACTGCGCTCGGCCGTGTCAGAAGGCAGAGAGGAATCACGACGACAGGTGCTGGAGCTGAGCCACAGGCTGCAGGAGCAACAGCAGGTTATTTCCTCCCAAAACAAGCAG ATGAAACAGATCTCGTCAAAGCCTCCAGCAATATCAGTACAGCGTGAAG CGGTTGCTGCCCTGGCTCCAGAGACTAAAGCAAAAGTGGTGCTCAGTG ATTCCTCTAGCATCTCTGAAGGTCACACAGAGAGCCGGTCATGGCAGCAGGAAGTGCAGGAGCTGTTAAAGAACCCGGGTTTAAGGAGAGACATGCGTCTGGCAGCTCAGCAGAACCTTGAAGATCGACTGCAGAGCTTAGGCATCAAG GGAGTCAGTGGTCTCTCTAAAGGGGCTTTTAAGAGCACCATGACCCAGGTTGTAACGGATCGTCAGAAGAGACAGGAAGATGATCCAGCGTATCAGAGGGCTCTGAAAGAGATCAGCCATAAACTGGAGCAGAGAGTGAAGGAGAGGAACGCGCAGCAGCCAGCCAAACCCAAACAACAGGAACAAG TGGTTCAGTCCAGACCCAGATCCAGCAGCTTTCCATCTACAGTAACTCGAGTGGAGTCAGGCCCTGCTCCTAAACAGCAGCACACCCCACAACCAACTCCACGCAGCAGAACCAGCATCCTGCCCATGACCTCCACATCGCTACAACATCACAG AACTCCTCCATTCAGCTCTGATGAAGAATCATCTGAGGAAGAGGAATCGTCCGAAGAAGAAACCCCTCAGAAACAGAAGAAATCCGCTCTGGTCAACAGCACCACAGTCAAGGCCCAGACTGCTAAAACACAGCATCGCTCGACCCCTCACGCTCCTGCAGTGCGCTCCGCTGCTGCTGTGATCAGTGCGGACAGAACGGACATCACGGCTCTGAGCGAGAGCGACAGCGAGTGGACCGACGGCAGCGAGATGGAGGAGATCAACCTCTCACAGCTGCACAAACACACTGACCAGAATGGAAACATGGACAAGATTACTCACA gTAATGTCAAAACTCTTAGCAAAAGCCTTGAAAAACAGCTGGAAGCTCGAGGCCCAAAGAAACCAGCTGGGGGCATTAATATTTTGGTTGAAAAGCCAACAGCTGTCAAAAATATAAAGCAAGATGCAAAGAAAGAGCTGAAG TATGccgatgaagatgatgatgatgatgacgactgGGATATCTCCTCTCTGGAGGATGTGCCCGTTGTAACCAAACCCAGCCAATGTCCCGTACCCATCAGGAGGAGCCTGGACAAGAGTCTGGACACCAGCACGAGTGTGTGGGGCTCATCAGCGGCCAAAGGACAGAAGACAA GCCTCATAGACACAGGAACCAGTAGCACTCTCAAGAGCAGTTTAGTGACCGTCAGTGACTGGGATGATTCTGATGAGATATAA
- the LOC132161533 gene encoding cilium assembly protein DZIP1-like isoform X3, with protein sequence MSGPLTSSRAAGIPPPFRFRARRENVDWRRISAVDVDRVASESDFHALQEHITEVTFCSVEGEHCRRCQSPVDPALIKLFRLAQLTVEYLLHSQDCLSISLQTAEERLQTEDREREQLCVQLQKKTQEAKTLKEELKQRKKIIASQQAMFSTGIGANYHKCQHCEKAFMNASFLQSHMQRRHPTEFDIKLITDNQKKIQTMKLQEEINKLQEQLTLVTSQMEAQQKDCIAKQEKELIQRQEEFKRQLEIWKEEEKMRMNSKIDEVKQACQRDMDSMHQKNRNLEKELLKLQQKNMQECVQPLQTQPINEHWQEVVKLQQKLHKQEVKWAGKMQKIKEEHDSEKSLLQEELFKLRSAVSEGREESRRQVLELSHRLQEQQQVISSQNKQMKQISSKPPAISVQREAVAALAPETKAKVVLSDSSSISEGHTESRSWQQEVQELLKNPGLRRDMRLAAQQNLEDRLQSLGIKGVSGLSKGAFKSTMTQVVTDRQKRQEDDPAYQRALKEISHKLEQRVKERNAQQPAKPKQQEQVVQSRPRSSSFPSTVTRVESGPAPKQQHTPQPTPRSRTSILPMTSTSLQHHRTPPFSSDEESSEEEESSEEETPQKQKKSALVNSTTVKAQTAKTQHRSTPHAPAVRSAAAVISADRTDITALSESDSEWTDGSEMEEINLSQLHKHTDQNGNMDKITHSNVKTLSKSLEKQLEARGPKKPAGGINILVEKPTAVKNIKQDAKKELKYADEDDDDDDDWDISSLEDVPVVTKPSQCPVPIRRSLDKSLDTSTSVWGSSAAKGQKTSLIDTGTSSTLKSSLVTVSDWDDSDEI encoded by the exons ATGTCCGGACCCCTTACATCCTCCAGAGCCGCCGGCATCCCTCCGCCCTTCAGGTTCAGAGCCCGGCGTGAGAATGTGGACTGGCGTCGGATCAGTGCCGTGGATGTGGACCGGGTGGCTTCTGAATCGGACTTCCATGCTCTACAGGAGCACATCACAGAGGTGACGTTCTGTAGTGTGGAGGGCGAGCACTGCCGGCGCTGTCAGAGCCCCGTGGACCCGGCTCTGATTAAGCTCTTCCGGCTAGCCCAGCTGACCGTGGAGTACCTGCTGCACTCCCAGGACTGTCTCAGCATCAGCCTGCAGACGGCCGAGGAGAGGCTTCAGACGGAGGACCGCGAGAGGGAGCAGCTCTGCGTCCAGCTGCAGAAAAAAACCCAGGAGGCCAAGACGCTAAAGGAGGAACTGAAGCAGAGGAAGAAGATCATAGCCTCTCAGCAAGCCATGTTCAGCACGGGGATTGGTGCCAATTACCACAAG TGCCAACACTGTGAGAAAGCCTTCATGAATGCCTCTTTCCTGCAAAGTCACATGCAGCGCAGACATCCAACGGAGTTTGACATCA AACTGATAACTGATAATCAGAAAAAAATTCAGACCATGAAGTTACAAGAGGAAATCAACAAACTACAGGAGCAGCTGACCCTGGTCACATCTCAAATGGAGGCACAGCAGAAAGACTGCATTGCTAAACAG GAAAAAGAGCTCATCCAAAGGCAGGAAGAGTTTAAGAGACAACTGGAAATATGGAAAGAAGAAGAGAAAATGCGGATGAACAGCAAAATAGATGAAGTCAAGCAAGCCTGTCAGCGGGACATGGATTCAATGCATCAAAAGAACAGAAACCTAGaaaaa GAGCTGCTAAAATTACAGCAGAAAAATATGCAAGAATGTGTGCAGCCGTTACAGACACAGCCCATTAATGAACACTGGCAGGAAGTTGTTAAACTTCAACAAAAACTTCACAAACAA GAGGTGAAGTGGGcagggaaaatgcaaaaaataaaggaGGAACATGACAGTGAAAAAAGTCTG CTTCAGGAGGAGCTGTTTAAACTGCGCTCGGCCGTGTCAGAAGGCAGAGAGGAATCACGACGACAGGTGCTGGAGCTGAGCCACAGGCTGCAGGAGCAACAGCAGGTTATTTCCTCCCAAAACAAGCAG ATGAAACAGATCTCGTCAAAGCCTCCAGCAATATCAGTACAGCGTGAAG CGGTTGCTGCCCTGGCTCCAGAGACTAAAGCAAAAGTGGTGCTCAGTG ATTCCTCTAGCATCTCTGAAGGTCACACAGAGAGCCGGTCATGGCAGCAGGAAGTGCAGGAGCTGTTAAAGAACCCGGGTTTAAGGAGAGACATGCGTCTGGCAGCTCAGCAGAACCTTGAAGATCGACTGCAGAGCTTAGGCATCAAG GGAGTCAGTGGTCTCTCTAAAGGGGCTTTTAAGAGCACCATGACCCAGGTTGTAACGGATCGTCAGAAGAGACAGGAAGATGATCCAGCGTATCAGAGGGCTCTGAAAGAGATCAGCCATAAACTGGAGCAGAGAGTGAAGGAGAGGAACGCGCAGCAGCCAGCCAAACCCAAACAACAGGAACAAG TGGTTCAGTCCAGACCCAGATCCAGCAGCTTTCCATCTACAGTAACTCGAGTGGAGTCAGGCCCTGCTCCTAAACAGCAGCACACCCCACAACCAACTCCACGCAGCAGAACCAGCATCCTGCCCATGACCTCCACATCGCTACAACATCACAG AACTCCTCCATTCAGCTCTGATGAAGAATCATCTGAGGAAGAGGAATCGTCCGAAGAAGAAACCCCTCAGAAACAGAAGAAATCCGCTCTGGTCAACAGCACCACAGTCAAGGCCCAGACTGCTAAAACACAGCATCGCTCGACCCCTCACGCTCCTGCAGTGCGCTCCGCTGCTGCTGTGATCAGTGCGGACAGAACGGACATCACGGCTCTGAGCGAGAGCGACAGCGAGTGGACCGACGGCAGCGAGATGGAGGAGATCAACCTCTCACAGCTGCACAAACACACTGACCAGAATGGAAACATGGACAAGATTACTCACA gTAATGTCAAAACTCTTAGCAAAAGCCTTGAAAAACAGCTGGAAGCTCGAGGCCCAAAGAAACCAGCTGGGGGCATTAATATTTTGGTTGAAAAGCCAACAGCTGTCAAAAATATAAAGCAAGATGCAAAGAAAGAGCTGAAG TATGccgatgaagatgatgatgatgatgacgactgGGATATCTCCTCTCTGGAGGATGTGCCCGTTGTAACCAAACCCAGCCAATGTCCCGTACCCATCAGGAGGAGCCTGGACAAGAGTCTGGACACCAGCACGAGTGTGTGGGGCTCATCAGCGGCCAAAGGACAGAAGACAA GCCTCATAGACACAGGAACCAGTAGCACTCTCAAGAGCAGTTTAGTGACCGTCAGTGACTGGGATGATTCTGATGAGATATAA
- the LOC132161533 gene encoding cilium assembly protein DZIP1-like isoform X2 has product MPFYDNVYYPYPSDPPGTHSSAGIPSLLSSPRSQPSSGSQSRPAASTMSGPLTSSRAAGIPPPFRFRARRENVDWRRISAVDVDRVASESDFHALQEHITEVTFCSVEGEHCRRCQSPVDPALIKLFRLAQLTVEYLLHSQDCLSISLQTAEERLQTEDREREQLCVQLQKKTQEAKTLKEELKQRKKIIASQQAMFSTGIGANYHKCQHCEKAFMNASFLQSHMQRRHPTEFDIKLITDNQKKIQTMKLQEEINKLQEQLTLVTSQMEAQQKDCIAKQEKELIQRQEEFKRQLEIWKEEEKMRMNSKIDEVKQACQRDMDSMHQKNRNLEKELLKLQQKNMQECVQPLQTQPINEHWQEVVKLQQKLHKQEVKWAGKMQKIKEEHDSEKSLLQEELFKLRSAVSEGREESRRQVLELSHRLQEQQQVISSQNKQMKQISSKPPAISVQREVAALAPETKAKVVLSDSSSISEGHTESRSWQQEVQELLKNPGLRRDMRLAAQQNLEDRLQSLGIKGVSGLSKGAFKSTMTQVVTDRQKRQEDDPAYQRALKEISHKLEQRVKERNAQQPAKPKQQEQVVQSRPRSSSFPSTVTRVESGPAPKQQHTPQPTPRSRTSILPMTSTSLQHHRTPPFSSDEESSEEEESSEEETPQKQKKSALVNSTTVKAQTAKTQHRSTPHAPAVRSAAAVISADRTDITALSESDSEWTDGSEMEEINLSQLHKHTDQNGNMDKITHSNVKTLSKSLEKQLEARGPKKPAGGINILVEKPTAVKNIKQDAKKELKYADEDDDDDDDWDISSLEDVPVVTKPSQCPVPIRRSLDKSLDTSTSVWGSSAAKGQKTSLIDTGTSSTLKSSLVTVSDWDDSDEI; this is encoded by the exons ATG CCGTTTTATGACAATGTTTACTACCCGTACCCGTCAGATCCCCCGGGGACCCATTCTTCAGCAGGGATCCCGTCTCTGTTGAGCTCTCCTCGGAGTCAACCCTCATCCGGCAGCCAGAGCAGACCAGCCGCATCCACCATGTCCGGACCCCTTACATCCTCCAGAGCCGCCGGCATCCCTCCGCCCTTCAGGTTCAGAGCCCGGCGTGAGAATGTGGACTGGCGTCGGATCAGTGCCGTGGATGTGGACCGGGTGGCTTCTGAATCGGACTTCCATGCTCTACAGGAGCACATCACAGAGGTGACGTTCTGTAGTGTGGAGGGCGAGCACTGCCGGCGCTGTCAGAGCCCCGTGGACCCGGCTCTGATTAAGCTCTTCCGGCTAGCCCAGCTGACCGTGGAGTACCTGCTGCACTCCCAGGACTGTCTCAGCATCAGCCTGCAGACGGCCGAGGAGAGGCTTCAGACGGAGGACCGCGAGAGGGAGCAGCTCTGCGTCCAGCTGCAGAAAAAAACCCAGGAGGCCAAGACGCTAAAGGAGGAACTGAAGCAGAGGAAGAAGATCATAGCCTCTCAGCAAGCCATGTTCAGCACGGGGATTGGTGCCAATTACCACAAG TGCCAACACTGTGAGAAAGCCTTCATGAATGCCTCTTTCCTGCAAAGTCACATGCAGCGCAGACATCCAACGGAGTTTGACATCA AACTGATAACTGATAATCAGAAAAAAATTCAGACCATGAAGTTACAAGAGGAAATCAACAAACTACAGGAGCAGCTGACCCTGGTCACATCTCAAATGGAGGCACAGCAGAAAGACTGCATTGCTAAACAG GAAAAAGAGCTCATCCAAAGGCAGGAAGAGTTTAAGAGACAACTGGAAATATGGAAAGAAGAAGAGAAAATGCGGATGAACAGCAAAATAGATGAAGTCAAGCAAGCCTGTCAGCGGGACATGGATTCAATGCATCAAAAGAACAGAAACCTAGaaaaa GAGCTGCTAAAATTACAGCAGAAAAATATGCAAGAATGTGTGCAGCCGTTACAGACACAGCCCATTAATGAACACTGGCAGGAAGTTGTTAAACTTCAACAAAAACTTCACAAACAA GAGGTGAAGTGGGcagggaaaatgcaaaaaataaaggaGGAACATGACAGTGAAAAAAGTCTG CTTCAGGAGGAGCTGTTTAAACTGCGCTCGGCCGTGTCAGAAGGCAGAGAGGAATCACGACGACAGGTGCTGGAGCTGAGCCACAGGCTGCAGGAGCAACAGCAGGTTATTTCCTCCCAAAACAAGCAG ATGAAACAGATCTCGTCAAAGCCTCCAGCAATATCAGTACAGCGTGAAG TTGCTGCCCTGGCTCCAGAGACTAAAGCAAAAGTGGTGCTCAGTG ATTCCTCTAGCATCTCTGAAGGTCACACAGAGAGCCGGTCATGGCAGCAGGAAGTGCAGGAGCTGTTAAAGAACCCGGGTTTAAGGAGAGACATGCGTCTGGCAGCTCAGCAGAACCTTGAAGATCGACTGCAGAGCTTAGGCATCAAG GGAGTCAGTGGTCTCTCTAAAGGGGCTTTTAAGAGCACCATGACCCAGGTTGTAACGGATCGTCAGAAGAGACAGGAAGATGATCCAGCGTATCAGAGGGCTCTGAAAGAGATCAGCCATAAACTGGAGCAGAGAGTGAAGGAGAGGAACGCGCAGCAGCCAGCCAAACCCAAACAACAGGAACAAG TGGTTCAGTCCAGACCCAGATCCAGCAGCTTTCCATCTACAGTAACTCGAGTGGAGTCAGGCCCTGCTCCTAAACAGCAGCACACCCCACAACCAACTCCACGCAGCAGAACCAGCATCCTGCCCATGACCTCCACATCGCTACAACATCACAG AACTCCTCCATTCAGCTCTGATGAAGAATCATCTGAGGAAGAGGAATCGTCCGAAGAAGAAACCCCTCAGAAACAGAAGAAATCCGCTCTGGTCAACAGCACCACAGTCAAGGCCCAGACTGCTAAAACACAGCATCGCTCGACCCCTCACGCTCCTGCAGTGCGCTCCGCTGCTGCTGTGATCAGTGCGGACAGAACGGACATCACGGCTCTGAGCGAGAGCGACAGCGAGTGGACCGACGGCAGCGAGATGGAGGAGATCAACCTCTCACAGCTGCACAAACACACTGACCAGAATGGAAACATGGACAAGATTACTCACA gTAATGTCAAAACTCTTAGCAAAAGCCTTGAAAAACAGCTGGAAGCTCGAGGCCCAAAGAAACCAGCTGGGGGCATTAATATTTTGGTTGAAAAGCCAACAGCTGTCAAAAATATAAAGCAAGATGCAAAGAAAGAGCTGAAG TATGccgatgaagatgatgatgatgatgacgactgGGATATCTCCTCTCTGGAGGATGTGCCCGTTGTAACCAAACCCAGCCAATGTCCCGTACCCATCAGGAGGAGCCTGGACAAGAGTCTGGACACCAGCACGAGTGTGTGGGGCTCATCAGCGGCCAAAGGACAGAAGACAA GCCTCATAGACACAGGAACCAGTAGCACTCTCAAGAGCAGTTTAGTGACCGTCAGTGACTGGGATGATTCTGATGAGATATAA